Genomic window (Candidatus Neomarinimicrobiota bacterium):
ATTGAATGTCATCTAGAAATGATTTTAGTAAAGCATCAGGTAAAACAATTTCCCTGGATTTTTTTATTTCAATATTAATGAAACCGGCTTTCTTTATTTTATTTAGATAATCATTTTTTTGGAGTGCGCCTGAAACACAACCTGCATACAATTCCGCTGATTTTTTTAATCCACCGGGTATTTCACCTTCAATTACAATATCTGAAACACAAAAATGTGCACCGGGCTTCAATATTCTATAGATTTCACTAAAGGCTTTTTCTTTATCCGGGACAAGGTTTAGAACACAATTACTCACAACCACATTACACATTTTATCATCCAGTGGCAAATCCTCGATATCCCCCTGGATGAATTCAATATTTTTAAATCCTAATTTTGTTTTATTCAGATTTGCTTTTTCAACCATTTCCTGTGTCATATCAATACCAATAACATGCCCACTATTTCCAGTAATTTGTCTTGCGACAAAAACATCATTCCCTGCACCAGAACCCAAATCTACAACGGTATCACCCTCTTTTATGTTTGCAAATTCAGTTGGGATACCGCAACCAAGTTTGAGATCCGCCTCTTCCATATACCCTTCCATTTGGGTATAATCAAGACTAAATGCTGAATAATCCATTTCCGCTGCAGGACTACAACAGGATGGTTTCTGTGTAACAATTTCAGCATATTTTTCTTGTACAATATTTTTTATTTCATTATTTATTTTCATTATTTGTTTTCCTTTATTCAATCAGGTTATTTAACAACAATTGAATGTTGAAAAAAGTTTTATATAAGCATTTTTTGTTTTTTTGACTACATCTTCATTAAGGCAATAACATGTACGCGGACCTTCAATCTCCCCCTTTATCAATTTAACCCTTTTTAACTCTTTCAGGTGCTGGCTGACCGTTGATTGTGATAGTGGAATGCGGTCAACAATCTCTCTTGTAATACAGGTATTGAGTTCGTTTAGGATGCGGAGGATAGTAATTCGCGCAGGATGTGATAACGCTTTGGCTATATCGGCTAATTCGTTGTCAGATGGATTAAAGGTCTCTGTTTTTGCAAGTGACATTATTACTCCCTATTCTTATATCGTGAATATACGATGATAGAACGTAAAACTGCAAATATTATAATCTAGTGATAGAGTAAATCGTTGCAAAAGAAAAAAGGGATTATAAAAAATAAAAACCCCGCAACTGCGAGGCTTTTTGCTCCCCTTGCGTTACGCAGTCAATTACAAAAAACAGAGAATTTGTAGAGAGAATTGATCCTTTTCCTTCATCAATTGGTAACTGGACCTAGTATAAAAAAGTGTACATTGAGTTAAGCAACTTTTTAATTTAGATAAGTTAAAAGGGATCAATATGGAAAATAAACGAATACGAAAGACGTATGATAGAGATTTTAAAGTATCAGTCATGAAGTTGATATTAGAAAAGCATCAAAGTGTATCCAAGGTGTCCAGAGATCTGGGCGTAAGTCAGAATACATTGCATTTATGGAAA
Coding sequences:
- the arsM gene encoding arsenite methyltransferase; this translates as MKINNEIKNIVQEKYAEIVTQKPSCCSPAAEMDYSAFSLDYTQMEGYMEEADLKLGCGIPTEFANIKEGDTVVDLGSGAGNDVFVARQITGNSGHVIGIDMTQEMVEKANLNKTKLGFKNIEFIQGDIEDLPLDDKMCNVVVSNCVLNLVPDKEKAFSEIYRILKPGAHFCVSDIVIEGEIPGGLKKSAELYAGCVSGALQKNDYLNKIKKAGFINIEIKKSREIVLPDALLKSFLDDIQLEKYNKSGLGIYSITVVASKN
- a CDS encoding winged helix-turn-helix transcriptional regulator, which gives rise to MSLAKTETFNPSDNELADIAKALSHPARITILRILNELNTCITREIVDRIPLSQSTVSQHLKELKRVKLIKGEIEGPRTCYCLNEDVVKKTKNAYIKLFSTFNCC
- a CDS encoding transposase, with translation MENKRIRKTYDRDFKVSVMKLILEKHQSVSKVSRDLGVSQNTLHLWK